The following proteins are co-located in the Halarcobacter sp. genome:
- a CDS encoding peptidoglycan synthetase: MQISSIIDIIDGRLLNRPSISFIYSIKTNAKKVKEGDLFIVQNDEDITFAVKNGAFALIVDEKYEIIDNEIAWIQVKSIEETIKKLIRYLLSTKRLTAFYCNDVSYDLFNILKKPTVHTNIKLVPKNLSKFFKILDDLEENDTIICSNQSVLEDIYPVNFKFNTKDYEINNLIEHSIFETTFSYKERYFSKVKLSSLYIKEFLDVYSFLGFDGDLNKLKKFNCLKPIFVDKLINHTDYGRTDKFLIAQDNEDLIEKEVKYLKNKYKYAKILYLTTNEIDDNKDIDYTFINSLDEIKEFLKKVSFNAVYFIGVSYDELNDQVSKQNIEPSLI, encoded by the coding sequence GTGCAAATTTCATCTATTATTGATATTATTGATGGGAGATTATTAAATCGACCATCAATCTCTTTTATCTATTCAATTAAAACTAATGCAAAAAAAGTGAAAGAGGGAGATCTTTTTATTGTACAAAATGACGAAGATATCACTTTTGCTGTAAAAAATGGTGCATTTGCATTAATAGTTGATGAAAAATATGAGATTATAGATAATGAAATAGCTTGGATTCAAGTAAAATCTATAGAAGAAACTATAAAAAAACTAATAAGATATCTTCTTTCTACAAAAAGACTTACAGCATTTTATTGCAATGATGTATCTTATGATTTGTTTAATATCCTTAAGAAACCTACTGTTCATACAAATATAAAACTTGTTCCAAAAAATTTATCAAAATTTTTTAAAATATTAGATGATTTAGAAGAAAATGATACAATAATTTGTTCAAATCAAAGTGTATTAGAAGATATCTATCCTGTAAATTTTAAATTTAATACAAAAGATTATGAGATAAACAACTTAATAGAACATTCAATTTTTGAAACTACTTTTAGTTATAAAGAAAGATATTTTTCTAAAGTAAAGCTTTCAAGTTTATATATAAAAGAATTTTTAGATGTATATAGTTTCTTAGGTTTTGATGGGGACTTAAACAAATTAAAAAAATTTAATTGTTTAAAACCCATATTTGTTGATAAATTGATTAATCATACAGATTATGGACGAACAGATAAATTTTTAATTGCTCAGGACAATGAAGATTTAATTGAAAAAGAAGTTAAGTATTTAAAAAACAAATATAAATATGCAAAAATTTTATATCTTACAACAAATGAAATTGACGACAATAAAGATATAGATTATACTTTTATAAACTCATTAGATGAGATTAAAGAGTTTTTAAAGAAGGTTTCATTTAATGCTGTATATTTTATCGGTGTTAGTTATGATGAACTAAATGACCAAGTATCTAAACAAAATATTGAACCCTCTTTAATATAA
- the metG gene encoding methionine--tRNA ligase, translating into MENSSKNVYITTPIYYVNDVAHIGHAYTTIIADMLARYSRLTGEKTFFLTGTDEHGQKIAQSAEARGKTAKEYADEVSGKFRKLWDDFDITYDKFIRTTDEEHKLGVQKAFETMYNKGDIYKGEYEGYYCVSCETFFTEKQLVDEEFCPDCGKPTNIVKEESFFFKLSAYEDKLLKWYEENEDCILPRSKKNEIVNFVKGGLRDLSISRTSFDWGVKLPDSINEPNHVMYVWLDALLNYITALGYGKDEENMEFWPAKIQLVGKDILRFHSIYWPAFLMSLDLPLPQHIAAHGWWTRDGEKMSKSKGNVVNPKEVADAYGLDAFRYFMLREVPFGQDGDFSQKALIDRINSDLGNDLGNLLNRISGMSGKYFDFKIDSKDVEKFHKKELDEVNEILADVEKYIYNMQINRYLEDIWKVLTIANKAIGDYEPWAKMKEGKEDEAMALVALITNIMAKVALLLDSVMPEKIGKIANSLGITINTQTYNKLILNKELISETVITKVEQLFPRIEDILLEQAKPTDVSKTEVETKSSKKVENDEEPDNLITIDQFFETTLKVGTIIEAEEVPKSKKLLKLQVDLGEGRNRQILAGIKEFYSAEDLVGTQACVVANLKPAKLMGMLSEGMLMAAKDEDGLCLIRPEKSKKSGTKIS; encoded by the coding sequence ATGGAAAATAGTTCTAAAAATGTTTATATCACAACTCCAATTTATTATGTAAATGATGTTGCACATATTGGGCATGCTTATACAACAATTATTGCTGATATGTTAGCTAGATATTCAAGGTTAACAGGAGAAAAAACATTTTTTTTAACAGGTACTGATGAACATGGTCAAAAGATTGCACAAAGTGCTGAAGCTAGAGGAAAAACTGCAAAAGAGTATGCAGATGAAGTTTCAGGTAAATTTAGAAAACTTTGGGATGATTTTGACATTACTTATGATAAATTTATTAGAACTACAGATGAAGAGCATAAATTAGGTGTTCAAAAAGCATTTGAGACTATGTATAACAAAGGTGATATTTATAAAGGTGAATACGAAGGGTATTATTGTGTATCTTGCGAAACTTTTTTTACTGAAAAACAATTAGTTGATGAAGAGTTTTGTCCAGATTGTGGTAAACCAACTAATATTGTAAAAGAAGAGAGCTTCTTTTTTAAATTATCAGCTTATGAAGATAAACTTTTAAAATGGTATGAAGAAAACGAAGATTGTATATTACCTAGATCAAAGAAAAATGAAATAGTTAATTTTGTAAAAGGTGGATTAAGAGATTTATCTATATCTAGAACATCATTTGATTGGGGTGTTAAATTACCAGATTCAATTAATGAACCAAACCATGTAATGTATGTTTGGCTTGATGCATTATTAAACTATATTACTGCACTTGGTTATGGTAAAGACGAAGAGAATATGGAGTTTTGGCCAGCGAAAATTCAACTTGTAGGTAAAGATATTCTAAGATTTCACTCTATTTATTGGCCAGCTTTTTTAATGTCACTAGATCTACCTTTACCACAACATATTGCAGCTCATGGTTGGTGGACTAGAGATGGTGAAAAAATGTCTAAATCAAAAGGTAATGTGGTAAACCCTAAAGAGGTTGCTGATGCTTATGGTTTAGATGCATTTAGATATTTTATGTTAAGAGAAGTACCTTTTGGTCAAGATGGTGATTTCTCACAAAAAGCACTTATTGATAGAATAAACTCAGACCTTGGAAATGATTTAGGTAACCTACTTAATAGAATTTCTGGAATGAGTGGGAAATATTTTGATTTTAAAATAGATTCTAAAGATGTTGAAAAATTCCATAAAAAAGAGCTTGATGAAGTTAATGAAATATTAGCTGATGTTGAAAAATATATTTATAATATGCAAATAAATAGATATTTAGAAGATATATGGAAAGTATTAACAATAGCAAATAAAGCTATTGGAGATTATGAACCTTGGGCAAAAATGAAAGAAGGTAAAGAAGATGAAGCTATGGCTTTAGTTGCTTTAATTACTAATATAATGGCTAAAGTTGCCCTACTTTTAGATTCTGTAATGCCAGAAAAAATAGGAAAAATTGCAAATTCTCTTGGAATTACAATTAACACTCAAACATATAATAAGCTTATTTTAAACAAAGAGTTAATCTCTGAAACAGTTATTACAAAAGTTGAGCAATTATTCCCAAGAATTGAAGATATATTGTTAGAGCAAGCTAAACCTACTGATGTTTCAAAAACTGAAGTTGAAACTAAATCTTCTAAAAAAGTAGAAAATGATGAAGAACCTGACAATTTAATTACAATTGATCAATTTTTTGAAACAACTTTAAAAGTAGGAACTATAATTGAGGCAGAAGAGGTACCAAAATCAAAAAAACTTCTTAAATTACAAGTTGATTTAGGTGAAGGTAGAAATAGACAAATATTAGCAGGAATTAAAGAGTTCTATTCTGCTGAAGACTTAGTTGGGACACAAGCATGTGTTGTAGCTAACTTAAAACCTGCAAAATTAATGGGTATGCTTAGTGAGGGTATGTTAATGGCAGCTAAAGATGAAGATGGTTTATGTTTAATTAGACCAGAAAAATCGAAAAAATCTGGAACAAAAATAAGCTAG
- a CDS encoding class 1 fructose-bisphosphatase — MKEILEAIKTASIEIKKVIDKGDTSKSENENSTGDTQLKLDIASDVIIEKIFSKISSIKEIVSEEQEAIVPLHEDGEYLIAYDPLDGSSLVDVNLSVGSIYGIYKNEFNAENIIAAVYVVFGPRIEMVVAAENCVKMHRLHNGEFKYIQDIKLNKKGTLNATGSTQMCWPSHHRKLLNDMFDDGYYLRYSGGMVPDLHQILLKGGGLFSYPGTTDKPNGKLRQLFEVFPFALTYEFAGGAATDGFKRVLEVKTSHIHDTTPCFFGSQEEILKVEEVYKEYAN, encoded by the coding sequence ATGAAAGAGATTTTAGAAGCAATTAAGACTGCTAGTATAGAAATTAAAAAAGTTATCGATAAAGGTGACACAAGTAAAAGTGAAAATGAAAACTCTACAGGAGATACCCAACTAAAACTTGATATAGCAAGTGATGTAATTATTGAAAAAATATTTTCTAAAATTTCGTCAATCAAAGAGATTGTAAGTGAAGAGCAAGAGGCTATTGTTCCTTTACATGAAGATGGAGAATATTTAATTGCATATGATCCTTTAGATGGTTCTTCTTTAGTAGATGTTAACCTTTCTGTAGGTTCTATTTATGGTATTTATAAAAATGAGTTCAATGCAGAAAATATTATTGCAGCAGTTTATGTAGTATTTGGCCCTAGAATTGAAATGGTTGTTGCAGCTGAAAATTGTGTTAAAATGCATAGACTTCATAATGGTGAATTTAAATATATTCAAGATATAAAGTTAAATAAGAAAGGTACTTTAAATGCAACAGGTTCTACACAAATGTGTTGGCCTAGTCATCATAGAAAACTACTAAATGATATGTTTGATGATGGATATTATTTAAGATATTCAGGAGGGATGGTTCCTGATTTACATCAGATTTTATTAAAAGGTGGTGGACTTTTTTCTTATCCTGGTACTACAGATAAACCAAATGGAAAATTAAGACAACTTTTTGAAGTTTTCCCTTTTGCATTAACTTATGAATTTGCAGGTGGTGCAGCTACAGATGGATTTAAAAGAGTTTTAGAAGTTAAAACTTCACACATTCATGATACAACTCCATGTTTTTTTGGTTCACAAGAAGAGATTTTAAAAGTAGAAGAAGTATATAAAGAATATGCAAACTAG
- the mobB gene encoding molybdopterin-guanine dinucleotide biosynthesis protein B: protein MNKEYKKLAIAFSGPSNSGKTTLVVKVSELLQKSGFKVCIVKHDPKDKANFDVPGKDSDKFSKTGADVAVVSPTRTTLFRQSSSSIDEIIELFDEFDYLLVEGLKNLPLPRISVFRNKLDENYFSVTNAIAFDETIDENQIPSDIDKLNLNNPEEIITWIENNAKRV from the coding sequence ATGAACAAGGAATATAAAAAGTTAGCAATTGCATTTAGTGGACCATCTAACAGTGGAAAAACAACTTTAGTTGTAAAAGTATCTGAACTATTACAAAAAAGTGGTTTTAAGGTTTGTATAGTTAAACATGATCCAAAAGACAAAGCAAATTTTGACGTACCAGGAAAAGATAGTGATAAATTTTCTAAAACAGGTGCAGATGTTGCGGTAGTAAGTCCCACGAGAACTACATTATTTAGGCAAAGCAGTTCTTCTATTGATGAAATAATTGAACTTTTTGATGAATTTGATTATTTACTTGTTGAAGGGTTAAAAAACTTACCTCTTCCTCGAATTTCAGTATTTAGAAATAAATTAGATGAAAACTATTTTTCTGTTACAAATGCTATAGCGTTTGATGAAACAATTGATGAAAATCAAATACCATCAGATATAGATAAATTAAATTTAAATAATCCAGAAGAGATAATTACTTGGATTGAAAATAATGCAAAGAGAGTATAA
- a CDS encoding transglycosylase SLT domain-containing protein: MRKILLSLFLAHLLCANDIIETSPLQENIINTNNELNYDYISNMKKGLTRDFYINEYLKTDISSNEAFNILNLIDNINNKLFFNFSRKYDHDETKAVAQCMQMDYKQLIHSYSDCIVNGLTLKKASKLSSLELNTIIQKIKNKYPLFSNKLKVLASPIPFTKLIVQNEDIFYDIFLGVDERFRENYFNYKIPKRTLKKIHNNSKFKEFLKVSLTNPTLNLLQKTFKDFEDTSKLDSESLFYFAINSIILKDYNKAYKYLLDAKKNEKKQFQIDKIDFWLYLITKDNNILEKLSISNNFNFYSYYANELLGNKLDDSNINILQIDEINSIKNDYNLKRVALLYSFAKIESNFDRNKISKDFNVGIFQLDSNVIKKITLQNNLSYNINNFFTIENNIKYMNKYLDSLANQNNNDVLKTFISFYNANKELNKIKTYKLEHSLSKYLNFELLNIDNKQNFVLWYVLYYNKLSENKKDFTTIKAILETL, encoded by the coding sequence ATGAGAAAAATTTTATTATCATTATTCTTAGCACATTTATTATGTGCTAATGATATAATTGAAACTTCACCTTTACAAGAAAATATTATTAATACTAATAATGAATTAAATTATGACTATATTTCTAATATGAAAAAAGGATTAACAAGAGATTTTTATATTAATGAATACTTAAAAACTGACATCTCTAGTAATGAAGCTTTTAATATACTGAATTTAATTGATAATATTAATAATAAATTATTTTTTAATTTTTCTAGAAAATATGATCATGATGAAACAAAAGCAGTTGCACAATGCATGCAAATGGATTACAAACAATTAATCCATAGCTACTCTGATTGTATAGTAAATGGCTTAACACTAAAAAAAGCTTCAAAACTATCATCTCTAGAGCTTAATACTATTATTCAAAAGATTAAAAACAAATACCCTTTATTTAGTAATAAACTTAAGGTGCTAGCTTCCCCTATCCCTTTTACAAAATTAATTGTGCAAAATGAAGATATTTTTTATGATATATTTTTAGGGGTAGATGAAAGATTTAGAGAAAATTATTTTAATTATAAAATTCCAAAAAGAACATTAAAAAAAATTCATAATAATAGTAAATTTAAAGAATTCTTAAAAGTTTCATTAACAAACCCTACTTTGAATCTTCTTCAAAAAACATTTAAAGATTTCGAAGATACTTCAAAATTAGATAGTGAATCTTTATTTTATTTTGCTATAAACTCTATTATTTTAAAAGATTACAATAAGGCATACAAATATTTATTAGATGCTAAAAAAAATGAAAAAAAGCAATTCCAAATTGATAAAATAGACTTTTGGTTATATCTGATTACAAAAGATAATAATATACTAGAAAAATTATCAATAAGTAACAATTTTAATTTTTATTCATATTATGCAAATGAGCTATTAGGGAATAAATTAGATGATTCTAATATTAATATTTTACAAATAGATGAGATTAATAGTATTAAAAATGATTATAATCTTAAAAGAGTAGCACTACTTTACTCTTTTGCAAAAATAGAATCAAATTTTGATAGAAATAAGATTTCTAAAGATTTTAATGTAGGCATATTTCAATTAGACTCTAATGTTATAAAAAAGATTACATTACAAAATAACTTATCTTATAATATCAACAACTTTTTTACAATAGAAAATAATATTAAATATATGAATAAATATTTAGATAGTTTAGCAAATCAAAATAATAATGATGTCTTAAAGACTTTTATCTCTTTTTATAATGCTAATAAAGAATTGAATAAAATAAAAACTTATAAATTAGAACACTCTTTAAGTAAATACTTAAATTTTGAATTACTTAACATAGATAACAAACAAAACTTTGTTCTTTGGTACGTCTTATATTATAATAAATTATCAGAAAATAAAAAAGATTTTACTACTATTAAGGCTATTTTAGAAACTTTATAA
- a CDS encoding YggT family protein, producing the protein MIDAFLGSVFTVILAVISLYKWVIIISALLSWVRPDPYNPIVQMLYRLTEPAYAFVRRFIPTVVGGMDLAPLIVIFALIFLETFLGRLFMGM; encoded by the coding sequence ATGATAGATGCATTTTTAGGTTCAGTTTTTACAGTTATTTTAGCTGTTATTTCACTTTATAAATGGGTAATTATTATCTCAGCATTATTATCTTGGGTTAGACCTGATCCATATAATCCTATTGTTCAAATGTTATATAGATTAACAGAACCAGCATATGCTTTTGTAAGGAGATTTATCCCTACAGTTGTTGGTGGTATGGACTTAGCTCCTTTAATCGTTATTTTTGCATTAATTTTCCTAGAAACTTTTTTAGGACGACTATTTATGGGAATGTAA
- the gltX gene encoding glutamate--tRNA ligase, whose product MLRFAVNTTKDLSVSSLRVALFNYMLSKKTDEELIIRIEDIDKKNNIEGKDKEIIDLINLFSIEYSSIIYQSENLKYYQKLAMQLMAQKKAFACFCSDEKLEELKQKAEEKGKKYSYDGFCETLSDETVLNCNAPFTVRIKKPKESISFNDELRGKLSFKPFEVDYFRILTHDKLPTYNYACAIDDMLYNISTVIRDEDFISDTPRQIYLRESLNYDKEIKYIHLAKLENDVLVKDLIDEGFLPSAIANYLLSLGNKTPKEVFELEEALEWFDIEKFPKKSVKFNIEELKNLNKKHLELIDELRLSKILGFADTDIGKLAKLFLTEVSTIKEIKTNIEKVFSSKTIYDENQETFDKLKNCIKKAPYFERLDSLQDYISKEINLSKDKYIKPLKYILTGKENGPDISDIYPLIKNYLGEIVK is encoded by the coding sequence AAATACAACAAAAGATTTAAGTGTATCTAGTTTAAGAGTGGCTCTATTTAATTATATGTTGTCAAAAAAAACTGATGAAGAATTGATTATTAGAATAGAAGATATTGATAAAAAGAATAATATAGAGGGAAAAGATAAAGAGATTATTGATTTAATCAATCTTTTTTCAATTGAATACTCAAGTATAATTTATCAAAGCGAGAATTTAAAATATTATCAAAAGTTAGCAATGCAATTAATGGCTCAAAAAAAGGCTTTTGCATGTTTTTGTTCTGATGAAAAATTAGAAGAATTAAAACAAAAAGCAGAGGAAAAAGGTAAGAAATACAGTTATGATGGTTTTTGTGAGACTTTATCTGACGAAACTGTATTAAATTGTAATGCACCTTTTACTGTAAGAATTAAAAAGCCAAAAGAAAGTATAAGTTTTAATGATGAATTAAGAGGTAAACTTAGTTTTAAACCTTTTGAAGTAGATTATTTTAGAATTTTAACACATGATAAGTTACCTACATATAACTATGCATGTGCCATCGATGATATGCTTTATAATATTTCTACTGTAATTAGAGATGAAGATTTCATTTCTGATACACCTAGACAAATATATTTAAGAGAATCTTTAAATTATGATAAAGAGATTAAATATATACATTTAGCAAAATTAGAAAATGATGTTTTAGTAAAAGATTTAATTGATGAAGGTTTTTTACCTAGTGCAATTGCAAACTATCTATTATCTCTTGGAAATAAGACACCAAAAGAAGTATTTGAATTGGAAGAAGCTTTAGAATGGTTTGATATAGAAAAGTTTCCAAAGAAAAGTGTCAAATTTAATATAGAAGAATTAAAAAATTTAAATAAAAAACATCTTGAACTTATTGATGAGTTAAGACTTTCAAAAATATTAGGGTTTGCAGATACCGATATTGGAAAGCTTGCTAAGCTTTTTTTAACTGAAGTAAGTACAATAAAAGAAATTAAAACAAATATAGAAAAAGTATTTTCATCTAAAACTATATATGATGAAAATCAAGAAACTTTTGATAAATTAAAAAATTGTATTAAAAAAGCTCCTTATTTCGAAAGATTAGATTCTCTTCAAGATTATATATCTAAAGAAATTAATTTATCAAAAGATAAATATATTAAACCCTTAAAATATATTTTAACAGGAAAAGAAAATGGACCAGATATTTCTGATATTTATCCATTAATTAAAAACTATTTAGGAGAAATTGTAAAATGA